A single genomic interval of Struthio camelus isolate bStrCam1 chromosome 9, bStrCam1.hap1, whole genome shotgun sequence harbors:
- the ALG3 gene encoding dol-P-Man:Man(5)GlcNAc(2)-PP-Dol alpha-1,3-mannosyltransferase isoform X3 yields MAAAALRRAWRERHAALLEPSYTPLVAACLCLAEGGVNLWVIRRVPYTEIDWKAYMDEVEGFANGTLDYTQLKGDTGPLVYPAGFVYIFLGLYYATGRGTDIRLAQYLFAGLYLLNLLLVFRIYCRTNKVPPYVFFFMCCASYRIHSIFVLRLFNDTVAMAILFLSVNLFLEERWSWGCLIFSRVSEDERPALRSRTSIPPPQTFRSPGLHPQALHLCPAPGNSGAALPAGEPRGVPHPLLRPGSPVPVQMDGELALPPRRGFPTSRFPYHTAPGSPGWPGALCPPSVAQVQREHPGSAKGSCRKKTPIPSLDRQQDCLHPLLLQLPGRLLQPLLALPVLRVVLPHAALPALVHPYRQARPHAQGAAAGCDRALLEHLPLHSLQLPLFAHLPWPRPAPALVRHGPPAGPTQPPAWQEARTALQEGTVRAQRAGQWELGLGLPLLPHLSPPGS; encoded by the exons atggcggcggcggcgctgcggcgggcctGGCGGGAGCGGCATGCGGCGCTGCTGGAGCCCAGCTACACCCCGCTGGTGGCCGCCTGCCTCTGCCTGGCCGAGGGCGGCGTCAACCTCTGGGTCATCCGCAGGGTGCCCT ACACCGAGATCGACTGGAAGGCCTACATGGACGAGGTGGAGGGATTTGCGAACGGGACCCTCGACTACACCCAGCTGAAGGGTGACACGGGGCCGCTGGT CTACCCCGCCGGCTTCGTGTACATCTTCCTGGGCCTGTACTACGCCACGGGCCGCGGCACTGACATCCGCCTGGCGCAGTACCTCTTCGCCGGCCTCTATCTCCTCAACCTCCTCCTCGTCTTCCGCATCTACTGCCGAACCAACAAG GTGCCCCCGTATGTTTTCTTCTTCATGTGCTGCGCCTCTTACCGCATCCACTCCATCTTTGTCCTGCGGCTCTTTAACGACACCGTCGCCATGgccatcctcttcctctccgTCAACCTCTTCCTGGAGGAGCGCTGGTCTTGGGGCTGCCTCATCTTCAG CCGTGTCAGTGAAGATGAACGTCCTGCTCTTCGCTCCCGGACTTCTATTCCTCCTCCTCAAACGTttcggtctcctgggctgcatcccCAAGCTCTGCATCTGTGCCCTGCTCCAG GTAATTCTGGGGCTGCCCTTCCTGCTGGTGAACCCCGTGGGGTACCTCACCCGCTCCTTCGACCTGGGTCGCCAGTTCCAGTTCAAATGGACGGTGAACTGGCGCTTCCTCCCAGAAGAGGTTTTCCAACATCGCGCTTTCCATACCACACTGCTCCTGGCTCACCTGGCTGGCCTGGGGCTCTTTGCCCTCCATCGGTGGCACAG GTCCAGAGAGAGCATCCTGGCTCTGCTAAAGGATCCTGCCGAAAGAAAACACCCATCCCATCCCTTGACCGTCAACAA GATTGTCTTCATCCTCTTCTCCTCCAACTTCCTGGGCGTCTGCTGCAGCCGCTCCTTGCACTACCAGTTTTACGTGTGGTACTTCCACACGCTGCCCTACCTGCTCTGGTGCACCCCTACCGCCAAGCTCGCCCACATGCCCAA GGTGCTGCTGCTGGGTGTGATCGAGCTCTGCTGGAACACCTACCCCTCCACAGTCTGCAGCTCCCTCTCTTTGCACATCTGCCATGGCCTCGTCCTGCTCCAGCTCTGGTACGGCACGGCCCCCCTGCCGGCCCCACACAACCCCCAGCCTGGCAGGAGGCCCGCACCGCTCTCCAAGAAGGCACAGTGAGAGCCCAGCGGGCTGGACAATGGGAACTGGGCCTGGGACTGCCCCTTCTGCCTCACCTTTCCCCACCCGGCTCCTAG
- the ALG3 gene encoding dol-P-Man:Man(5)GlcNAc(2)-PP-Dol alpha-1,3-mannosyltransferase isoform X2, with translation MAAAALRRAWRERHAALLEPSYTPLVAACLCLAEGGVNLWVIRRVPYTEIDWKAYMDEVEGFANGTLDYTQLKGDTGPLVYPAGFVYIFLGLYYATGRGTDIRLAQYLFAGLYLLNLLLVFRIYCRTNKPSRVSEDERPALRSRTSIPPPQTFRSPGLHPQALHLCPAPGNSGAALPAGEPRGVPHPLLRPGSPVPVQMDGELALPPRRGFPTSRFPYHTAPGSPGWPGALCPPSVAQVQREHPGSAKGSCRKKTPIPSLDRQQYPSAGWGESRAGQGRPWAQHPGAPSPVETQPDPGLSSTPEWAAQGCPTNLVWGAVLQGWGVVAGFTPPALWVCRLNACAQIVFILFSSNFLGVCCSRSLHYQFYVWYFHTLPYLLWCTPTAKLAHMPKVLLLGVIELCWNTYPSTVCSSLSLHICHGLVLLQLWYGTAPLPAPHNPQPGRRPAPLSKKAQ, from the exons atggcggcggcggcgctgcggcgggcctGGCGGGAGCGGCATGCGGCGCTGCTGGAGCCCAGCTACACCCCGCTGGTGGCCGCCTGCCTCTGCCTGGCCGAGGGCGGCGTCAACCTCTGGGTCATCCGCAGGGTGCCCT ACACCGAGATCGACTGGAAGGCCTACATGGACGAGGTGGAGGGATTTGCGAACGGGACCCTCGACTACACCCAGCTGAAGGGTGACACGGGGCCGCTGGT CTACCCCGCCGGCTTCGTGTACATCTTCCTGGGCCTGTACTACGCCACGGGCCGCGGCACTGACATCCGCCTGGCGCAGTACCTCTTCGCCGGCCTCTATCTCCTCAACCTCCTCCTCGTCTTCCGCATCTACTGCCGAACCAACAAG CCTAGCCGTGTCAGTGAAGATGAACGTCCTGCTCTTCGCTCCCGGACTTCTATTCCTCCTCCTCAAACGTttcggtctcctgggctgcatcccCAAGCTCTGCATCTGTGCCCTGCTCCAG GTAATTCTGGGGCTGCCCTTCCTGCTGGTGAACCCCGTGGGGTACCTCACCCGCTCCTTCGACCTGGGTCGCCAGTTCCAGTTCAAATGGACGGTGAACTGGCGCTTCCTCCCAGAAGAGGTTTTCCAACATCGCGCTTTCCATACCACACTGCTCCTGGCTCACCTGGCTGGCCTGGGGCTCTTTGCCCTCCATCGGTGGCACAG GTCCAGAGAGAGCATCCTGGCTCTGCTAAAGGATCCTGCCGAAAGAAAACACCCATCCCATCCCTTGACCGTCAACAATATCCTTCGGCAGGGTGGGGAgaaagcagggcagggcagggcagaccTTGGGctcagcatcctggggctcccaGCCCTGTGGAGACCCAGCCTGATCCAGGGCTCAGCAGCACCCCAGAgtgggcagcccagggctgcccgACCAACCTGGTGTGGGGAGCTgttctgcagggctggggggtcgTTGCAGGATTCACACCTCCAGCCTTGTGGGTTTGTCGCCTTAATGCCTGCGCACAGATTGTCTTCATCCTCTTCTCCTCCAACTTCCTGGGCGTCTGCTGCAGCCGCTCCTTGCACTACCAGTTTTACGTGTGGTACTTCCACACGCTGCCCTACCTGCTCTGGTGCACCCCTACCGCCAAGCTCGCCCACATGCCCAA GGTGCTGCTGCTGGGTGTGATCGAGCTCTGCTGGAACACCTACCCCTCCACAGTCTGCAGCTCCCTCTCTTTGCACATCTGCCATGGCCTCGTCCTGCTCCAGCTCTGGTACGGCACGGCCCCCCTGCCGGCCCCACACAACCCCCAGCCTGGCAGGAGGCCCGCACCGCTCTCCAAGAAGGCACAGTGA
- the ALG3 gene encoding dol-P-Man:Man(5)GlcNAc(2)-PP-Dol alpha-1,3-mannosyltransferase isoform X1 encodes MAAAALRRAWRERHAALLEPSYTPLVAACLCLAEGGVNLWVIRRVPYTEIDWKAYMDEVEGFANGTLDYTQLKGDTGPLVYPAGFVYIFLGLYYATGRGTDIRLAQYLFAGLYLLNLLLVFRIYCRTNKVPPYVFFFMCCASYRIHSIFVLRLFNDTVAMAILFLSVNLFLEERWSWGCLIFSRVSEDERPALRSRTSIPPPQTFRSPGLHPQALHLCPAPGNSGAALPAGEPRGVPHPLLRPGSPVPVQMDGELALPPRRGFPTSRFPYHTAPGSPGWPGALCPPSVAQVQREHPGSAKGSCRKKTPIPSLDRQQYPSAGWGESRAGQGRPWAQHPGAPSPVETQPDPGLSSTPEWAAQGCPTNLVWGAVLQGWGVVAGFTPPALWVCRLNACAQIVFILFSSNFLGVCCSRSLHYQFYVWYFHTLPYLLWCTPTAKLAHMPKVLLLGVIELCWNTYPSTVCSSLSLHICHGLVLLQLWYGTAPLPAPHNPQPGRRPAPLSKKAQ; translated from the exons atggcggcggcggcgctgcggcgggcctGGCGGGAGCGGCATGCGGCGCTGCTGGAGCCCAGCTACACCCCGCTGGTGGCCGCCTGCCTCTGCCTGGCCGAGGGCGGCGTCAACCTCTGGGTCATCCGCAGGGTGCCCT ACACCGAGATCGACTGGAAGGCCTACATGGACGAGGTGGAGGGATTTGCGAACGGGACCCTCGACTACACCCAGCTGAAGGGTGACACGGGGCCGCTGGT CTACCCCGCCGGCTTCGTGTACATCTTCCTGGGCCTGTACTACGCCACGGGCCGCGGCACTGACATCCGCCTGGCGCAGTACCTCTTCGCCGGCCTCTATCTCCTCAACCTCCTCCTCGTCTTCCGCATCTACTGCCGAACCAACAAG GTGCCCCCGTATGTTTTCTTCTTCATGTGCTGCGCCTCTTACCGCATCCACTCCATCTTTGTCCTGCGGCTCTTTAACGACACCGTCGCCATGgccatcctcttcctctccgTCAACCTCTTCCTGGAGGAGCGCTGGTCTTGGGGCTGCCTCATCTTCAG CCGTGTCAGTGAAGATGAACGTCCTGCTCTTCGCTCCCGGACTTCTATTCCTCCTCCTCAAACGTttcggtctcctgggctgcatcccCAAGCTCTGCATCTGTGCCCTGCTCCAG GTAATTCTGGGGCTGCCCTTCCTGCTGGTGAACCCCGTGGGGTACCTCACCCGCTCCTTCGACCTGGGTCGCCAGTTCCAGTTCAAATGGACGGTGAACTGGCGCTTCCTCCCAGAAGAGGTTTTCCAACATCGCGCTTTCCATACCACACTGCTCCTGGCTCACCTGGCTGGCCTGGGGCTCTTTGCCCTCCATCGGTGGCACAG GTCCAGAGAGAGCATCCTGGCTCTGCTAAAGGATCCTGCCGAAAGAAAACACCCATCCCATCCCTTGACCGTCAACAATATCCTTCGGCAGGGTGGGGAgaaagcagggcagggcagggcagaccTTGGGctcagcatcctggggctcccaGCCCTGTGGAGACCCAGCCTGATCCAGGGCTCAGCAGCACCCCAGAgtgggcagcccagggctgcccgACCAACCTGGTGTGGGGAGCTgttctgcagggctggggggtcgTTGCAGGATTCACACCTCCAGCCTTGTGGGTTTGTCGCCTTAATGCCTGCGCACAGATTGTCTTCATCCTCTTCTCCTCCAACTTCCTGGGCGTCTGCTGCAGCCGCTCCTTGCACTACCAGTTTTACGTGTGGTACTTCCACACGCTGCCCTACCTGCTCTGGTGCACCCCTACCGCCAAGCTCGCCCACATGCCCAA GGTGCTGCTGCTGGGTGTGATCGAGCTCTGCTGGAACACCTACCCCTCCACAGTCTGCAGCTCCCTCTCTTTGCACATCTGCCATGGCCTCGTCCTGCTCCAGCTCTGGTACGGCACGGCCCCCCTGCCGGCCCCACACAACCCCCAGCCTGGCAGGAGGCCCGCACCGCTCTCCAAGAAGGCACAGTGA
- the ALG3 gene encoding dol-P-Man:Man(5)GlcNAc(2)-PP-Dol alpha-1,3-mannosyltransferase isoform X5, with the protein MAAAALRRAWRERHAALLEPSYTPLVAACLCLAEGGVNLWVIRRVPYTEIDWKAYMDEVEGFANGTLDYTQLKGDTGPLVYPAGFVYIFLGLYYATGRGTDIRLAQYLFAGLYLLNLLLVFRIYCRTNKVPPYVFFFMCCASYRIHSIFVLRLFNDTVAMAILFLSVNLFLEERWSWGCLIFSLAVSVKMNVLLFAPGLLFLLLKRFGLLGCIPKLCICALLQVILGLPFLLVNPVGYLTRSFDLGRQFQFKWTVNWRFLPEEVFQHRAFHTTLLLAHLAGLGLFALHRWHRSRESILALLKDPAERKHPSHPLTVNKIVFILFSSNFLGVCCSRSLHYQFYVWYFHTLPYLLWCTPTAKLAHMPKVLLLGVIELCWNTYPSTVCSSLSLHICHGLVLLQLWYGTAPLPAPHNPQPGRRPAPLSKKAQ; encoded by the exons atggcggcggcggcgctgcggcgggcctGGCGGGAGCGGCATGCGGCGCTGCTGGAGCCCAGCTACACCCCGCTGGTGGCCGCCTGCCTCTGCCTGGCCGAGGGCGGCGTCAACCTCTGGGTCATCCGCAGGGTGCCCT ACACCGAGATCGACTGGAAGGCCTACATGGACGAGGTGGAGGGATTTGCGAACGGGACCCTCGACTACACCCAGCTGAAGGGTGACACGGGGCCGCTGGT CTACCCCGCCGGCTTCGTGTACATCTTCCTGGGCCTGTACTACGCCACGGGCCGCGGCACTGACATCCGCCTGGCGCAGTACCTCTTCGCCGGCCTCTATCTCCTCAACCTCCTCCTCGTCTTCCGCATCTACTGCCGAACCAACAAG GTGCCCCCGTATGTTTTCTTCTTCATGTGCTGCGCCTCTTACCGCATCCACTCCATCTTTGTCCTGCGGCTCTTTAACGACACCGTCGCCATGgccatcctcttcctctccgTCAACCTCTTCCTGGAGGAGCGCTGGTCTTGGGGCTGCCTCATCTTCAG CCTAGCCGTGTCAGTGAAGATGAACGTCCTGCTCTTCGCTCCCGGACTTCTATTCCTCCTCCTCAAACGTttcggtctcctgggctgcatcccCAAGCTCTGCATCTGTGCCCTGCTCCAG GTAATTCTGGGGCTGCCCTTCCTGCTGGTGAACCCCGTGGGGTACCTCACCCGCTCCTTCGACCTGGGTCGCCAGTTCCAGTTCAAATGGACGGTGAACTGGCGCTTCCTCCCAGAAGAGGTTTTCCAACATCGCGCTTTCCATACCACACTGCTCCTGGCTCACCTGGCTGGCCTGGGGCTCTTTGCCCTCCATCGGTGGCACAG GTCCAGAGAGAGCATCCTGGCTCTGCTAAAGGATCCTGCCGAAAGAAAACACCCATCCCATCCCTTGACCGTCAACAA GATTGTCTTCATCCTCTTCTCCTCCAACTTCCTGGGCGTCTGCTGCAGCCGCTCCTTGCACTACCAGTTTTACGTGTGGTACTTCCACACGCTGCCCTACCTGCTCTGGTGCACCCCTACCGCCAAGCTCGCCCACATGCCCAA GGTGCTGCTGCTGGGTGTGATCGAGCTCTGCTGGAACACCTACCCCTCCACAGTCTGCAGCTCCCTCTCTTTGCACATCTGCCATGGCCTCGTCCTGCTCCAGCTCTGGTACGGCACGGCCCCCCTGCCGGCCCCACACAACCCCCAGCCTGGCAGGAGGCCCGCACCGCTCTCCAAGAAGGCACAGTGA
- the ALG3 gene encoding dol-P-Man:Man(5)GlcNAc(2)-PP-Dol alpha-1,3-mannosyltransferase isoform X4, producing the protein MAAAALRRAWRERHAALLEPSYTPLVAACLCLAEGGVNLWVIRRVPYTEIDWKAYMDEVEGFANGTLDYTQLKGDTGPLVYPAGFVYIFLGLYYATGRGTDIRLAQYLFAGLYLLNLLLVFRIYCRTNKVPPYVFFFMCCASYRIHSIFVLRLFNDTVAMAILFLSVNLFLEERWSWGCLIFSLAVSVKMNVLLFAPGLLFLLLKRFGLLGCIPKLCICALLQVILGLPFLLVNPVGYLTRSFDLGRQFQFKWTVNWRFLPEEVFQHRAFHTTLLLAHLAGLGLFALHRWHRSRESILALLKDPAERKHPSHPLTVNNILRQGGEKAGQGRADLGLSILGLPALWRPSLIQGSAAPQSGQPRAARPTWCGELFCRAGGSLQDSHLQPCGFVALMPAHRLSSSSSPPTSWASAAAAPCTTSFTCGTSTRCPTCSGAPLPPSSPTCPRCCCWV; encoded by the exons atggcggcggcggcgctgcggcgggcctGGCGGGAGCGGCATGCGGCGCTGCTGGAGCCCAGCTACACCCCGCTGGTGGCCGCCTGCCTCTGCCTGGCCGAGGGCGGCGTCAACCTCTGGGTCATCCGCAGGGTGCCCT ACACCGAGATCGACTGGAAGGCCTACATGGACGAGGTGGAGGGATTTGCGAACGGGACCCTCGACTACACCCAGCTGAAGGGTGACACGGGGCCGCTGGT CTACCCCGCCGGCTTCGTGTACATCTTCCTGGGCCTGTACTACGCCACGGGCCGCGGCACTGACATCCGCCTGGCGCAGTACCTCTTCGCCGGCCTCTATCTCCTCAACCTCCTCCTCGTCTTCCGCATCTACTGCCGAACCAACAAG GTGCCCCCGTATGTTTTCTTCTTCATGTGCTGCGCCTCTTACCGCATCCACTCCATCTTTGTCCTGCGGCTCTTTAACGACACCGTCGCCATGgccatcctcttcctctccgTCAACCTCTTCCTGGAGGAGCGCTGGTCTTGGGGCTGCCTCATCTTCAG CCTAGCCGTGTCAGTGAAGATGAACGTCCTGCTCTTCGCTCCCGGACTTCTATTCCTCCTCCTCAAACGTttcggtctcctgggctgcatcccCAAGCTCTGCATCTGTGCCCTGCTCCAG GTAATTCTGGGGCTGCCCTTCCTGCTGGTGAACCCCGTGGGGTACCTCACCCGCTCCTTCGACCTGGGTCGCCAGTTCCAGTTCAAATGGACGGTGAACTGGCGCTTCCTCCCAGAAGAGGTTTTCCAACATCGCGCTTTCCATACCACACTGCTCCTGGCTCACCTGGCTGGCCTGGGGCTCTTTGCCCTCCATCGGTGGCACAG GTCCAGAGAGAGCATCCTGGCTCTGCTAAAGGATCCTGCCGAAAGAAAACACCCATCCCATCCCTTGACCGTCAACAATATCCTTCGGCAGGGTGGGGAgaaagcagggcagggcagggcagaccTTGGGctcagcatcctggggctcccaGCCCTGTGGAGACCCAGCCTGATCCAGGGCTCAGCAGCACCCCAGAgtgggcagcccagggctgcccgACCAACCTGGTGTGGGGAGCTgttctgcagggctggggggtcgTTGCAGGATTCACACCTCCAGCCTTGTGGGTTTGTCGCCTTAATGCCTGCGCACAGATTGTCTTCATCCTCTTCTCCTCCAACTTCCTGGGCGTCTGCTGCAGCCGCTCCTTGCACTACCAGTTTTACGTGTGGTACTTCCACACGCTGCCCTACCTGCTCTGGTGCACCCCTACCGCCAAGCTCGCCCACATGCCCAA GGTGCTGCTGCTGGGTGTGA